A DNA window from Vigna unguiculata cultivar IT97K-499-35 chromosome 10, ASM411807v1, whole genome shotgun sequence contains the following coding sequences:
- the LOC114165375 gene encoding protein NRT1/ PTR FAMILY 2.13-like, whose translation MDASCCCIITALCCVIAATIASIALAISDVSPWDDCEVLRGGAIVRWHIENHLVRLDKGNQIVLKIATLGMIGNFMVYLLQFFNLGQVAAANVLATLLGTSNLTAVIGACVADAYLGKFKVIAISSFGTLVGMVILTLTALPQLHPPSCTLTEHCVPPTSFQLGFLVLGYGLLALGTGAIGPCTISFAIDQFDTTCSEGRKGVNSFFIWYFTSLTTVMLISLTVVVYLQNKSWILSFGMLSFLMSFSIIIFFVGASVYVYIPPKGSIFSSIAQVFVVAYKKRHLKIPKIEDEGLYYDPPVDAETLLKMPLTKQLKCLNKAALIKDNELNVGGTVKNPWRVCSIQQVEEVKCLIKMLPIWASGILCLIPVVQQGTFPVSQALKMDRHLGANFKLPPATFNVVSLITIIIFLPCFDLFLQPILAKVTKNEEGLTSLQKIVIGGVCSVLTMLCAGLVEWRRRGVAIAHGAADGVAPMSAMWLAPQFVFLGLCEILTVVGHTQFYNTESPENMKSIGNSLQCLVMAFSIYVGTLIVNVVNQVTQKRGGIDWLNDDINIGRLDYYYFLLAGLAAINLVYIFYCVKYYHYKVVIDNNTI comes from the exons atggatgcctcatgctgctgcatcatcaCAGCACTCTGCTGCGTCATCGCTGCTACCATCGCCTCCATAGCTCTGGCGATATCTGATGTGTCCCCCTGGGATGATTGCgaagtcctacgaggaggtgccatagtccgCTGGCAcatagaaaatcacttggttagactCGACaaag GAAATCAAATAGTTCTGAAGATTGCAACATTAGGTATGATAGGAAATTTCATGGTGTATTTGTTGCAGTTCTTCAACTTGGGTCAGGTTGCTGCAGCAAATGTTCTTGCCACATTGTTAGGAACTAGCAATTTAACAGCTGTTATTGGTGCCTGTGTTGCTGATGCTTATCTAGGGAAATTCAAAGTCATTGCTATTTCATCATTTGGAACACTTGTG GGAATGGTGATACTAACACTAACAGCCCTGCCACAACTTCATCCTCCAAGTTGCACTTTAACGGAGCATTGTGTTCCTCCAACGAGTTTTCAACTTGGGTTCTTGGTTTTAGGCTATGGTTTGTTGGCTCTAGGAACAGGGGCAATTGGACCATGCACGATTTCCTTTGCGATTGATCAGTTTGACACAACTTGCTCTGAAGGAAGGAAAGGAGTGAACAGTTTCTTTATTTGGTACTTCACTTCACTGACAACTGTTATGCTAATCAGTCTGACAGTAGTAGTTTACCTCCAGAACAAAAGTTGGATATTGAGCTTTGGAATGTTAAGTTTTCTCATGTCATTttcaattatcatattttttgttggaGCTAGCGTTTATGTTTATATTCCACCAAAGGGGAGCATATTTTCTAGTATTGCTCAGGTGTTTGTTGTAGCTTATAAGAAGCGTCACCTCAAAATTCCAAAAATAGAAGATGAGGGTCTTTACTATGATCCCCCGGTGGATGCAGAAACACTACTGAAGATGCCCTTAACCAAACAACTCAA GTGTTTAAACAAAGCTGCCTTGATAAAAGACAATGAACTTAACGTAGGAGGTACTGTAAAAAATCCATGGAGGGTTTGCAGCATTCAGCAAGTGGAAGAAGTaaaatgtttgataaaaatgCTTCCAATTTGGGCTTCTGGTATTCTTTGCTTGATTCCCGTGGTACAACAAGGCACCTTTCCTGTATCGCAGGCCTTGAAAATGGACCGTCACCTTGGAGCAAACTTCAAGCTTCCACCTGCAACCTTCAACGTAGTGTCCCTAATCACCATTATCATATTCCTCCCATGCTTTGACCTCTTTCTACAACCAATATTAGCGAAAGTGACAAAAAACGAGGAAGGTCTCACGAGCCTTCAGAAGATAGTGATCGGTGGTGTATGCTCGGTTCTCACAATGCTGTGTGCTGGCTTGGTGGAGTGGCGAAGAAGGGGTGTGGCAATCGCACATGGTGCAGCTGATGGGGTGGCCCCCATGAGTGCAATGTGGCTGGCACCACAATTTGTCTTCTTGGGATTGTGTGAGATACTTACCGTTGTTGGACACACTCAGTTCTACAACACCGAGTCACCAGAAAATATGAAAAGCATAGGAAATTCATTGCAGTGTCTTGTGATGGCATTTTCAATTTATGTTGGCACGTTGATTGTGAATGTGGTGAACCAAGTAACTCAAAAGCGTGGTGGAATTGATTGGCTCAACGATGACATCAACATTGGCAGATTGGACTACTATTACTTTCTCCTAGCAGGTCTTGCTGCTATAAATCTTGTCTACATCTTTTACTGTGTTAAATACTACCATTACAAGGTGGTCATTGACAATAACACAATTTGA